Sequence from the Nymphaea colorata isolate Beijing-Zhang1983 chromosome 9, ASM883128v2, whole genome shotgun sequence genome:
CTCAGCTGACTGAAAGTGGAGCTCAGTTCCCTGAATTTGCCCTCCATTTTTAATCCAGCAATGATCTGCAAATAGAAAACAATCATAATGTTTCGTATTACTCCAAAGAAGGACAAGAAAAAGATCATGGAAGAAATTCTATAAAAGAATCTTTCATTGGAAAAAGGTTCAATCTTCAGGTGACTATGAAAAAGTACTCATTTTCTGTCTTTTGCACAGAACCATATTTGCAGTGCTAATGGTGAGGAATATTGAACAGCCCCTTGCTGGAATAAGGCAGTCAACtgaatcttcattttttctttatttttctcaatcTTTCCTAACAATTCCCGTTTCATTATTCATTAAAGAACTTGACTAGATTGATCCACCCAAGGCAATTCTTTGATCAGTAtaaacatttttgaaaactgATTTTCCCCCAGTATAGCTATTTTTTTCTGGGCAGATCATAGACAccagaagaatgaagaatctaATATATGAAGTTAGTGCTTAAAAAAGTTAATCTTTAATAAATCAGAACCCTGAAATTGATAAAGCCTTGCAAGTGAGAATCCTATGAAGCTTCAACAGATTGGACAATGTAGAATAAACAGGTCATGATTAAGGAGTCCATCTGGCATCATAGTTCGCCAGACATTACACCAGCAAACCAATGCGGTTCAAAAGTATCTCTTAAGCCAGCTATGCTTAAGCCAGCTATGCACTTAAACTTTTGCTTGACACATCTGTGGCCCAATTGAAATAATTGATGAAAGCGACATACCAAGAACCTGTCTTGCTGTAAGCCTCTGGCTCGGGTCTCTGCATAGCATCCCCATGATCAAATCCTTGGCAGAGGCAGATATCCTATCCCAAGGATCTGACATAAACCATACATCAGCAGCCCTGACAGCATTGAAGATTTTTGACTTGGTCTGCCCCCAGAATGGAGGAACTCGACTGAGAAGAATGTAGAGGATCACACCAGCACTCCATACATCTGCCGCTTGATTATAGCCTCCAGCAAGGACTTCTGGAGCAATATAAAATGGACTGCCGACCACCCCATTCAGACATGTTCCTGTTGGAGGGAAATTTTCAAGCAATTAGGGAGAAGCAACTATAGAAGTATAGAAATTATGATTAATAATACCTGGTCTAATATAGGTTGCAAGACCAAAATCTGCTAATTTTATGGGTGATGACTTAGACGTTGTTGCCAACAAAATATTTTCTGGTTTCAGATCTCTATGAACAACACCCTTGTCATGGCAATACATCACAACTTCCATCAGCTGCTTGAACAGAACTGCGGCATCACTTTCTGAGAAAGCACCATGTTTGTCTATCCGATGGAAAAGTTCACCACCTGCACAAAGCTCCATAACAAGATGAACATAATCCTCCTCCTCAAAAACTGCTTTGAGGTCCACAATGTTTGGGTGACCAGATAAGCGAGCCATTATTTCTATCTCTAGCTTGACACTACGAACATCTTCTAGAGTTACCAGCTTATCCTTTGCAATAGATTTGCAAGCTAAAATCTCCCCTGTTAGCTTGTCTGAACAAGATCTGATCACCCCGAATTGCCCCCATCCTAGCTGCTCCCCAAGCAAGTACCTATCCTCCAAATTGCAAATTTGTGTTGAATCTAGAATGGCCTCAGTAAGATAACGATCTTTGTGACAAATTGCCAAATAAGGAGAAGAATTATTGCCCTTGGCAACAGCCATTACCAATCCTACAGCCCCTGCCACAAGGAGGAGCTGCTTTAGATTGACCCAATAGGGGAAAAGCAATAGGTCCCTTATAGACTCCAGTGATAAGCCAATTTGGTCAACCTAGCCAGATTCCTATAAACCAGTAAGATCTTTCATTTATTGCCCTAACGATGTGTTTGAGATGTCATACGAAATGTTCATAAGTTCCGCATTACCAGTTCTTTCATGCATGTGACTCACTTGTAACTGCAGTCTTCTGGGCAGTTTCACAGTGTCAAGAAGGCTCACATCAGACGGGTTCCCAATCCTGAAAACAAATTCAACCCTCAAAACATTTTAAGGTGAATCATGCTTCAATCTTttcagcaaaaaatgaaaagccaaaaacagatcttttttttttttttcccttttccttttcatcaatCAAGCTTAGAACCAACCTCAAGCACCTTGGCTATTAGCCTATTACAATGCAATTACCACAACTTCAACTAACTCATTTTATGCAAACCAATGTAATCCACatcaagaaatttcttgatGCAAGAAGgccaaaagaaatatttttcacaagagatgggagagagagactacatacagaaaaagaaagaaagaaatgaagaactTATATCAGTTTGATTCCATTATTTCGAAATTCAAATGTCATAACTCAATGTGAACATTGCAAAAAATATCAGAAATAAACAACTTGGTTACAAAGATCAGCATTCAAAAACAAGGACATGCAATCCAATTCAGGAATATCTACGCCAGACTGATGATACTCTAAAAAAACCATAATGCCACTGGCAATTTGGTGATAGCTGTGAAATTGTGGTGGTTTACATAACAGTGCCACCatcaggaaaaaggaaaattgatgAACCGGAAAGGATTCAGCAACACAATCCAAACAAATTGACGTTACCAACAACAACTT
This genomic interval carries:
- the LOC116261103 gene encoding calcium-dependent protein kinase 26 isoform X1, with amino-acid sequence MHERTGAVGLVMAVAKGNNSSPYLAICHKDRYLTEAILDSTQICNLEDRYLLGEQLGWGQFGVIRSCSDKLTGEILACKSIAKDKLVTLEDVRSVKLEIEIMARLSGHPNIVDLKAVFEEEDYVHLVMELCAGGELFHRIDKHGAFSESDAAVLFKQLMEVVMYCHDKGVVHRDLKPENILLATTSKSSPIKLADFGLATYIRPGTCLNGVVGSPFYIAPEVLAGGYNQAADVWSAGVILYILLSRVPPFWGQTKSKIFNAVRAADVWFMSDPWDRISASAKDLIMGMLCRDPSQRLTARQVLDHCWIKNGGQIQGTELHFQSAENPLLQQPISAHRDFSLSSGNTAFVNAPKACSPMFTCNSSFSSFVINAAASSPSVGFSFRSCESTDQEFTSPMASVSSFAFFSPSSHIEQEKQSSFTDNTDNLTTIDRDLSFGKMLTSAPATHGVNLAARKAELREIEIRKAPTRPSGIHSRRNHTIGLGELEQLDLMVTESVIRWASCTNLSSAASLRSSLVC
- the LOC116261103 gene encoding calcium-dependent protein kinase 26 isoform X2 yields the protein MAVAKGNNSSPYLAICHKDRYLTEAILDSTQICNLEDRYLLGEQLGWGQFGVIRSCSDKLTGEILACKSIAKDKLVTLEDVRSVKLEIEIMARLSGHPNIVDLKAVFEEEDYVHLVMELCAGGELFHRIDKHGAFSESDAAVLFKQLMEVVMYCHDKGVVHRDLKPENILLATTSKSSPIKLADFGLATYIRPGTCLNGVVGSPFYIAPEVLAGGYNQAADVWSAGVILYILLSRVPPFWGQTKSKIFNAVRAADVWFMSDPWDRISASAKDLIMGMLCRDPSQRLTARQVLDHCWIKNGGQIQGTELHFQSAENPLLQQPISAHRDFSLSSGNTAFVNAPKACSPMFTCNSSFSSFVINAAASSPSVGFSFRSCESTDQEFTSPMASVSSFAFFSPSSHIEQEKQSSFTDNTDNLTTIDRDLSFGKMLTSAPATHGVNLAARKAELREIEIRKAPTRPSGIHSRRNHTIGLGELEQLDLMVTESVIRWASCTNLSSAASLRSSLVC